One segment of Acidianus sp. HS-5 DNA contains the following:
- a CDS encoding DMT family transporter: MNKNYAILIVGGISFGTAAIFIKFTGLTPGSIAFFRFLVAGLILSLGKIDLRKVLKYSPFGLLLSLHMITFILGVYNTTVIDATVLVSTSPFFAILLSPLSKFKAERIDAIITAIGFSGVLIMNYPLQPGYLYGNTMSLISAFLISLYTTLLSKNDENPLVLTSSIYISSSFFSLPFMIYQGIGKVDLTAMLSLLGLIFIPTLIGHTSVIYSSNKVKPQYIETIGLLEPVVATILAIFTFNQIPTLFEILGSTLIVSSIMIVINKK, from the coding sequence GTGAATAAGAATTACGCAATCTTAATAGTAGGCGGAATATCCTTTGGCACCGCAGCAATATTCATAAAATTTACAGGATTAACTCCAGGATCTATAGCATTCTTCAGGTTTCTCGTAGCTGGACTAATTCTATCTCTAGGTAAAATAGACCTTAGAAAGGTATTAAAATATTCACCTTTCGGACTATTATTATCACTCCACATGATAACCTTTATCCTAGGAGTTTACAACACTACAGTAATTGACGCAACTGTACTAGTTTCCACTTCACCGTTTTTTGCAATACTTCTATCGCCTTTAAGCAAATTTAAGGCTGAAAGAATTGACGCAATAATAACTGCAATAGGTTTTTCTGGAGTTTTGATAATGAATTACCCTTTACAACCAGGTTATTTATACGGTAATACTATGTCCTTAATCTCAGCGTTCCTTATTTCGCTTTATACTACATTACTGAGCAAAAACGATGAAAATCCCCTAGTATTAACTTCGAGCATTTATATATCATCTTCATTTTTCTCACTACCTTTCATGATATACCAAGGGATAGGAAAAGTAGACTTAACAGCAATGCTTTCCTTATTGGGTTTAATCTTCATTCCGACGTTAATAGGTCACACTAGCGTCATTTATTCCTCAAATAAGGTTAAACCGCAATATATAGAAACTATAGGCTTACTGGAGCCTGTAGTTGCAACAATCTTAGCAATTTTTACGTTTAACCAAATACCTACACTTTTCGAAATATTAGGATCAACACTAATAGTATCATCAATAATGATTGTGATTAATAAAAAATAA
- a CDS encoding PaREP1 family protein, with amino-acid sequence MEEKLTSPKIDRKAYVRARIIETLDDIDVATNMWIAGRSRNSAGKIFSAVKALLSALVTKNLDKLSNEWYVKRGYNAPTHSLKGISIDLSKLGYAQVENIADKAFLLHDYQYNGFDPDFPKYKKKEEVLHDILIVSNFILNNIKEWFKDEWDSDLDKIYEITLSEVKKLK; translated from the coding sequence ATGGAGGAAAAGCTAACTTCTCCCAAAATTGATAGGAAAGCTTACGTTAGAGCCAGAATTATTGAAACATTAGATGATATAGACGTAGCAACAAACATGTGGATTGCAGGGAGGAGTAGGAATTCCGCAGGTAAAATATTTAGTGCAGTTAAGGCATTATTATCAGCATTAGTAACTAAAAATCTTGATAAATTATCAAATGAGTGGTACGTGAAAAGAGGCTACAATGCACCTACTCACTCATTGAAAGGAATTTCAATCGACTTGTCCAAGCTAGGTTATGCGCAAGTTGAGAACATAGCTGATAAAGCTTTCCTTCTGCATGATTATCAATATAATGGTTTTGACCCAGACTTTCCTAAGTATAAAAAGAAGGAGGAAGTTTTGCATGATATTCTAATAGTGAGCAATTTCATTTTAAACAATATAAAGGAATGGTTTAAGGATGAATGGGATAGCGATCTAGATAAGATATACGAAATCACACTATCTGAAGTGAAGAAGTTAAAGTAA
- a CDS encoding DsrE family protein, translating to MKIVLSVDSEEKIPMSITAATHLSEMPEAEEVEVVYLNGGIAAVTQRNRIAPLLKNEKVKVVACGTSMEARNITKEELAPGVIYVPASLKEIIKRIQEGYIYLVL from the coding sequence ATGAAAATAGTCCTTTCAGTCGATTCTGAGGAAAAGATACCAATGTCAATAACTGCAGCAACTCACCTATCTGAAATGCCTGAGGCTGAGGAAGTTGAAGTAGTATACTTGAACGGCGGAATTGCAGCAGTTACCCAGAGGAATAGGATTGCTCCACTATTGAAGAACGAGAAAGTTAAAGTTGTTGCTTGCGGAACATCAATGGAGGCTAGGAATATAACTAAAGAGGAATTAGCACCGGGAGTAATTTACGTACCAGCATCTTTAAAGGAGATAATAAAAAGAATACAAGAAGGATATATTTACTTAGTACTATAA
- a CDS encoding NDP-sugar synthase: MKAVVLAAGKGEGLRPYTEKEQKETITILGKAVISHVLYGLKKAGIEEAVIVTNEREKQIQDAINVDIPFETVRQKRPGITGAVLDGMDKIPDDEFLLAFGDIIADPEFYMNLMNSYITGNSRAVFSIVPVSEGMQTYGLVRIVDNRIEIVNDETTLALAGAYIIPRGDFTDILEYFKKISSSSRYFIWSGKWIDVGYPEDLINAIEVLLSDFNTSIISEKAEISKTAVIGKRVIIEDNAIIDDYSVIKGPAYIGKGAYVGNYSLIRDYTSIENEAKIGAYCEVSHSLVEPKAEVGSKSYLTYTILGREAKIGASVITVSYPASPTRGRERKLGALISPNEEIYHGQIIGPNYRK; encoded by the coding sequence ATGAAGGCAGTAGTTTTAGCAGCAGGAAAAGGAGAAGGATTAAGACCTTATACCGAGAAGGAACAAAAGGAAACAATAACAATCTTAGGCAAGGCAGTAATTTCCCATGTTTTATACGGTTTAAAGAAAGCAGGAATAGAGGAGGCTGTTATAGTCACTAACGAACGCGAAAAACAAATTCAAGACGCAATAAATGTGGACATTCCTTTCGAAACTGTAAGACAGAAGAGACCTGGGATAACTGGAGCAGTACTTGACGGTATGGACAAAATTCCAGACGACGAATTCCTACTAGCCTTCGGAGATATAATTGCCGATCCAGAATTTTATATGAATTTAATGAATTCGTACATAACGGGAAATTCAAGGGCAGTTTTCTCCATAGTTCCAGTTTCAGAAGGGATGCAAACTTACGGTTTAGTTAGGATAGTGGATAATAGAATCGAAATAGTTAATGACGAAACAACACTTGCATTAGCAGGCGCTTACATAATACCTAGAGGAGATTTTACTGATATTTTAGAATACTTTAAAAAGATCTCCTCATCCTCAAGGTACTTCATATGGTCTGGAAAATGGATAGACGTTGGCTACCCAGAAGATCTTATAAACGCAATAGAAGTTTTATTGTCGGATTTTAACACTTCAATAATTTCTGAAAAAGCCGAAATTTCAAAGACTGCAGTAATAGGAAAGAGAGTAATAATTGAAGATAACGCCATAATTGACGACTATTCCGTTATTAAAGGCCCAGCATATATAGGAAAAGGAGCATATGTAGGAAATTATTCTCTAATAAGAGATTATACATCAATAGAAAATGAGGCAAAGATAGGAGCATATTGCGAAGTCTCTCACTCACTAGTAGAGCCTAAAGCCGAAGTAGGATCTAAAAGCTATTTAACTTACACTATACTAGGAAGAGAAGCAAAGATAGGAGCTTCAGTGATAACAGTAAGCTATCCAGCTAGTCCTACTAGAGGAAGAGAAAGAAAGCTTGGGGCATTAATCTCGCCTAATGAAGAAATCTACCACGGACAAATTATAGGCCCTAATTATAGAAAATAG
- a CDS encoding MBL fold metallo-hydrolase, with product MIEPLVLAEEKGNKFVWLSIDEAEMDKGILTNQYLLTVKDKGILMDPGGPLVFERVYDTMQKFIKPEDIEYIFLSHEDPDIVSGLSLWLSYCPNAKILISDLWDRFLPHVGVDIKINVIRIPIQGMEINLNGDELKIIPAHFLHSVGNFHLYDPITKVYFSGDLGAAVFPAGKWYIIVDDFEEHKKYMEGFHKKYMANRKAIELWLNQIQGLDIKIIAPQHGSVFEGENVKKFIDWLKSLDKVGLDLLEEELNSRSA from the coding sequence ATGATCGAACCCCTCGTATTAGCAGAAGAAAAAGGGAACAAATTCGTTTGGCTATCAATAGATGAAGCTGAAATGGATAAAGGAATATTAACAAACCAATACCTCCTCACTGTAAAAGATAAAGGAATATTAATGGATCCCGGAGGACCACTAGTCTTCGAGAGAGTTTACGACACCATGCAAAAGTTCATTAAGCCAGAAGATATAGAATACATCTTCCTATCACACGAAGATCCTGACATAGTCTCTGGACTTTCCCTATGGTTAAGCTATTGCCCAAATGCAAAAATATTAATCTCAGACTTATGGGACAGATTCCTCCCGCACGTAGGAGTAGATATTAAAATAAACGTAATAAGAATACCAATCCAAGGTATGGAAATAAACCTTAACGGAGATGAACTGAAAATAATTCCAGCACACTTCCTTCACTCTGTAGGAAACTTCCACCTTTATGACCCAATAACAAAAGTTTACTTCTCAGGAGACTTAGGAGCAGCAGTCTTTCCTGCAGGTAAATGGTATATAATAGTTGACGACTTCGAAGAACATAAAAAATACATGGAAGGATTCCACAAAAAATACATGGCAAACAGGAAAGCAATAGAACTATGGTTAAATCAAATACAAGGACTCGACATTAAAATAATAGCTCCACAACACGGTTCAGTATTTGAAGGAGAAAACGTTAAAAAATTCATAGATTGGCTAAAAAGCCTAGATAAGGTAGGATTAGATCTCTTAGAAGAAGAACTCAATAGTAGAAGTGCCTAG
- a CDS encoding PIN domain-containing protein → MILGVLGSDKLVTTTNAVLTEIFTGLRDVEKIVILSEEKSKRDYGGLKDVIKILGIDAEIEEVELGRGLKSWRNKLQSINLDVADITPGRKYMAYSVIAYSKAKNVRYVYIAEEREGYRIFGYIPFNEVKVYNMRDGEEINFDPPKTAKGLPKENKLSVIATPALINIYSLLGKVTIENSFRESTPEEITKPTDDNEELCLLRSGFLRFKEEEEIKKETGSFFIADTNSYIYIGPRLKYLTYSKEYGYRLLASRSIYNELQYHTNSTQKDEKLYRFYMGMESYRKSHTPPLTEENNRFGDMPLIEESKRLKSELPEKLVLVTKDVGVSNTAKSKGISTILLRNEIKGEGNIGEYLNCVKYFTETSIKINEETVATIPKIREYEESVKIKTTKEELNYPYLLSVTENFLKS, encoded by the coding sequence ATGATTCTCGGTGTATTAGGCTCAGACAAGCTAGTTACAACTACTAATGCAGTGTTAACTGAAATTTTCACGGGATTAAGAGACGTGGAGAAAATTGTAATATTATCTGAGGAAAAATCAAAAAGAGATTATGGAGGATTAAAAGACGTCATAAAAATCCTCGGTATAGATGCTGAAATCGAAGAAGTAGAATTAGGCAGAGGTCTAAAATCATGGAGGAATAAGTTGCAGAGCATAAACTTGGACGTTGCAGACATAACTCCTGGCAGAAAATACATGGCTTATTCAGTAATAGCTTATTCCAAAGCTAAGAATGTACGTTATGTATACATAGCTGAGGAAAGAGAAGGCTACAGAATCTTCGGTTACATTCCATTCAACGAAGTAAAAGTATACAACATGAGAGACGGAGAAGAAATAAACTTTGACCCACCTAAAACAGCTAAAGGACTCCCAAAAGAGAACAAACTATCTGTTATAGCAACCCCTGCATTAATAAATATTTACAGCCTCCTTGGAAAAGTAACTATAGAGAACTCTTTTAGGGAATCCACTCCAGAAGAAATAACCAAGCCTACTGACGATAATGAAGAATTATGCTTACTCAGATCTGGTTTTCTAAGATTTAAGGAGGAAGAGGAAATAAAGAAAGAAACGGGATCGTTCTTTATAGCTGACACTAACTCTTATATCTATATAGGACCTAGGCTAAAGTACTTGACGTACTCTAAAGAATACGGATACAGGCTATTAGCATCGAGATCGATTTATAACGAATTACAGTACCACACTAACAGTACACAAAAGGACGAAAAATTATACCGTTTTTACATGGGGATGGAAAGCTACAGAAAGTCCCACACACCTCCACTAACGGAAGAAAATAATAGGTTCGGAGACATGCCGTTGATAGAAGAGAGCAAAAGATTAAAAAGCGAATTACCAGAAAAGCTTGTTTTAGTAACCAAGGACGTAGGAGTTTCAAACACAGCAAAATCAAAAGGAATATCTACAATACTATTGAGGAACGAAATTAAGGGAGAAGGAAATATAGGAGAGTACCTAAATTGCGTAAAGTACTTCACGGAAACTTCAATAAAGATTAATGAAGAAACCGTAGCTACAATACCAAAAATAAGGGAATATGAGGAGAGCGTGAAAATAAAAACTACAAAGGAAGAATTAAACTATCCTTACTTGCTCTCAGTTACTGAGAACTTCCTGAAGTCTTAG
- a CDS encoding YncE family protein, which translates to MIVKFLVLALVLISLSSSIVSIKVGNSPSFVLCNSGYIYVTNYNSSTVSVINPSNNDVVSTISVGAKPIDMINVGKKIYVSLTGCNKIDVIEDGKVINTINLPSIPYYMAYDCKDNEVFVLEPGIESIAIIENCTVVRTMNLGYSPYAIAFDPKDCLLYIGSCSNVYVYNTNLKLNKTCNVGGEIAYINFCRRNIFITSWKTNELIIINSHGTFRFSAGIDPYDAIYVGEYIYVSDIGSGSILVLTTSGKVVDNISVGGRPSIMMYKDGYIYIVNSLSNTVFVISQVTPPSRYCLYYLIAGGIAVIAIVGYFILKREIK; encoded by the coding sequence ATGATTGTTAAATTCTTAGTATTAGCTTTAGTATTGATTTCTCTCTCTTCATCAATAGTTTCAATTAAGGTTGGTAATTCTCCTTCCTTCGTTTTGTGTAATTCTGGTTATATTTATGTTACAAATTATAATTCTAGTACTGTAAGTGTTATAAATCCTAGTAATAATGATGTTGTTTCTACTATAAGCGTTGGTGCAAAGCCTATAGATATGATTAACGTAGGTAAGAAGATTTACGTGTCTTTAACGGGGTGTAATAAGATTGATGTGATAGAGGATGGTAAAGTAATTAATACAATTAATTTGCCTTCTATTCCTTACTATATGGCTTACGACTGCAAGGACAATGAAGTTTTCGTATTGGAGCCAGGAATTGAATCAATAGCGATAATAGAAAATTGTACTGTGGTAAGAACTATGAATTTAGGATATTCTCCGTACGCAATAGCTTTTGATCCTAAGGATTGCCTCTTATATATAGGCAGTTGCAGTAATGTTTATGTCTATAATACAAATTTAAAGTTAAATAAGACCTGCAATGTAGGAGGCGAAATTGCTTATATTAACTTCTGTAGGAGAAATATTTTCATAACTAGTTGGAAAACTAACGAGCTTATAATAATTAATTCCCATGGTACTTTTCGTTTTAGTGCAGGAATAGATCCTTATGACGCGATTTATGTTGGTGAGTATATTTATGTTAGTGATATAGGTAGTGGATCTATCTTAGTTCTGACCACTAGCGGAAAGGTAGTTGATAATATCTCAGTTGGAGGGAGGCCATCGATCATGATGTATAAGGATGGATATATTTATATAGTTAATAGTCTTTCCAATACTGTTTTTGTAATATCTCAAGTAACTCCTCCATCACGTTATTGTCTGTATTATTTAATAGCCGGTGGAATAGCAGTCATAGCTATAGTAGGATATTTTATACTTAAAAGGGAAATTAAATAA